A window from Podospora bellae-mahoneyi strain CBS 112042 chromosome 1 map unlocalized CBS112042p_1, whole genome shotgun sequence encodes these proteins:
- the HEX1 gene encoding woronin body major protein (COG:J; EggNog:ENOG503NTW0), with the protein MGYYDEDNRYHSFRQEVHNKLHNKLHKLADKLHHHHEGHVEAEVSSVRRGPAAAPAVEKAPNTVTIPCHHIRLGDILILQGRPCQVIRISTSAATGQHRYLGVDLFTKQLHEESSFVSNPAPSVVVQTMLGPVFKQYRVLDMQDGAIVAMTETGDVKQNLPVIDQSSLWNRLQKAFESGRGSVRVLVVTDHGREMAVDMKVVHGSRL; encoded by the exons atggGTTACTACGATGAGGACA ACCGCTACCACTCCTTCCGCCAGGAGGTTCACAACAAGCTCCACAACAAGTTGCACAAGTTGGCTGACAagcttcaccaccatcatgaaGGCCACGTCGAGGCTGAGGTCTCTTCCGTCCGCCGCGGCCCCGCTGCCGCCCCTGCCGTTGAGAAGGCTCCCAACACCGTCACCATCCCCTGCCACCACATCCGCCTTGGTGACATCCTGATCCTCCAGGGCCGCCCCTGCCAGGTCATCCGCATCAGCACTTCTGCTGCCACCGGCCAGCACCGCTACCTCGGTGTTGACCTCTTCACCAAGCAGCTCCATGAGGAGTCCAGCTTcgtctccaaccccgcccccaGCGTCGTTGTCCAGACCATGCTCGGCCCCGTCTTCAAGCAGTACCGCGTCCTTGACATGCAGGATGGCGCCATCGTCGCCATGACCGAGACCGGTGATGTCAAGCAGAACCTCCCCGTCATTGACCAGTCTTCGCTCTGGAACCGCCTCCAGAAGGCTTTCGAGTCTGGCCGTGGCTCCGTCcgcgtcctcgtcgtcactGACCACGGCCGCGAGATGGCTGTTGACATGAAGGTCGTCCATGGCTCCCGCCTCTAA